One window of the Rosa rugosa chromosome 3, drRosRugo1.1, whole genome shotgun sequence genome contains the following:
- the LOC133741518 gene encoding pollen-specific leucine-rich repeat extensin-like protein 3: protein MFSIFKDFISSLGLTKVTNMATILTHNALGFSLLIFSIYLSSFSSLTSALTDDEASYIAKRQLTALPENGDLPDDYKIEVDAKLTFANDRLKSAYVGLHALKNAIYSDPTNFTANWEGPDVCKYNGVFCSPALDDEKLNVVAGLDLNHADIAAHFPVEFGLLTDLALVHLNSNRFCGIVPRSFRRLKLMFEFDISNNRFVGEFPMVVLEWPGIKYLDIRYNEFEGELPPNLFWKPFDAIFLNHNRFTSNIPETLGNSTVTVVTFGFNKFSGCIPRSIGQMPNVEELMFMNNNMSGCFPEEIGNLGNVTVLDVSNNGLIGPLPKSLVNLKTIEVLDIGFNMLTGFVQEKICSLPKLENFTFAYNYFSGEHQKCLPNPNAKLALNDEGNCFPGRPNQKNTKTCFPVVTKLVDCSKNCGGPSTPKVEPPPTPKPEPPPTPKPEPPPTPKVEPPPTPKAEPPPTPKVEPPPTPKAEPPPTPKVAPPPTPKAEPPPTPKVEPPPTPKVEPPPTPKAEPPPTPKVEPPPTPKAEPPPVQSPPPPVHSPPPPVQSPPPPVHSPPPPPVHSPPPPVQSPPPPVHSPPPPVQSPPPPVHSPPPPVQSPPPPVHSPPPPVHSPPPPVQSPPPPVHSPPPPVHSPPPPVQSPPPPVHSPPPPVHSPPPPVQSPPPPVQSPPPPVQSPPPPVHSPPPPVHSPPPPVHSPPPPVYSPPPPVHSPPPPPVPSPPPPAPAPSPPPPAPVQASPPYDDVVLPPNIGAQYSSPPPPMFPGY, encoded by the coding sequence ATGTTCTCCATCTTCAAAGATTTCATAAGCAGCCTTGGGCTAACCAAGGTGACGAACATGGCAACTATTCTCACACACAACGCTTTAGGCTTCTCTCTGTTGATCTTCTCCATTTACCTCTCGTCTTTCTCATCCCTCACCTCGGCCTTGACCGATGACGAAGCCTCATACATAGCGAAACGCCAACTCACGGCACTCCCTGAAAATGGTGATCTACCAGATGACTACAAAATCGAAGTCGATGCGAAGCTCACATTCGCCAATGACAGGCTCAAGTCAGCCTATGTGGGCCTCCATGCACTGAAAAACGCCATCTACTCCGACCCGACTAACTTCACGGCCAATTGGGAAGGACCTGATGTGTGTAAATACAATGGGGTTTTCTGCTCTCCGGCGCTTGACGATGAGAAACTGAACGTTGTGGCTGGTCTGGACCTCAACCATGCAGACATCGCCGCTCACTTTCCGGTCGAATTCGGGCTCCTGACTGATCTGGCTCTCGTCCACCTTAACTCGAACAGGTTCTGTGGAATTGTGCCGCGGAGCTTCAGGAGGCTCAAACTCATGTTTGAATTCGACATCAGCAACAACCGATTCGTCGGCGAGTTTCCGATGGTCGTTTTAGAATGGCCGGGGATTAAGTACCTTGACATCAGATACAACGAGTTCGAAGGGGAGTTGCCTCCGAATCTATTCTGGAAGCCATTCGATGCCATTTTCTTGAACCACAACAGGTTTACATCTAATATCCCAGAGACGCTAGGAAACTCGACGGTAACGGTTGTGACATTTGGTTTTAACAAATTCAGTGGGTGCATACCTCGCAGCATTGGGCAGATGCCTAATGTGGAGGAGTTGATGTTCATGAACAACAATATGAGTGGGTGCTTTCCTGAGGAGATAGGGAATCTAGGGAATGTGACTGTTCTGGATGTGAGCAATAACGGGCTCATAGGGCCGTTGCCGAAGAGTCTTGTGAACCTGAAGACCATTGAGGTTTTGGATATTGGTTTCAATATGTTGACAGGGTTTGTGCAGGAGAAGATATGCAGCTTGCCCAAGTTGGAAAATTTTACGTTTGCTTACAACTATTTTAGTGGGGAGCATCAGAAATGTTTGCCTAATCCAAACGCAAAATTGGCATTGAACGATGAAGGCAACTGTTTCCCCGGCAGACCCAATCAGAAGAATACCAAGACTTGCTTCCCTGTGGTGACCAAGCTTGTGGATTGTAGCAAGAATTGTGGCGGGCCTTCTACACCAAAGGTCGAGCCACCTCCCACTCCAAAGCCCGAACCACCTCCCACTCCAAAGCCCGAACCACCTCCTACACCAAAGGTTGAGCCACCTCCAACCCCTAAGGCCGAGCCACCTCCCACGCCTAAGGTTGAGCCACCTCCAACCCCTAAGGCCGAGCCACCTCCCACGCCTAAGGTTGCGCCACCTCCAACCCCTAAGGCCGAGCCACCTCCCACGCCTAAGGTTGAACCACCTCCAACGCCAAAGGTTGAGCCACCTCCAACCCCTAAGGCCGAGCCACCTCCCACGCCTAAGGTTGAACCACCTCCAACGCCAAAGGCTGAGCCACCACCGGTTCAGTCCCCACCACCACCAGTGCACTCTCCACCGCCACCGGTCCAGTCCCCACCACCACCGGTTCACTCCCCTCCACCGCCACCAGTGCACTCGCCACCGCCACCGGTTCAGTCCCCACCACCACCGGTGCACTCCCCTCCACCACCGGTTCAGTCCCCACCGCCACCGGTGCACTCCCCACCGCCACCGGTTCAGTCCCCACCACCACCAGTTCACTCGCCGCCACCACCGGTGCACTCCCCACCGCCACCCGTTCAGTCCCCACCGCCACCGGTTCACTCCCCACCGCCACCGGTTCACTCGCCACCACCACCGGTTCAGTCCCCACCGCCACCAGTGCACTCGCCACCACCACCGGTGCACTCCCCTCCACCACCGGTTCAGTCCCCACCACCACCGGTTCAGTCCCCACCGCCACCGGTTCAGTCCCCACCGCCACCGGTGCACTCCCCACCGCCACCCGTTCACTCCCCACCACCACCGGTCCATTCTCCCCCACCTCCGGTTTACTCCCCTCCACCACCAGTTCACTCACCCCCACCACCACCTGTCCCGTCACCACCTCCTCCTGCTCCAGCtccatctcctcctccccctgctCCTGTGCAGGCTTCGCCACCCTACGATGATGTAGTCCTCCCACCAAACATTGGCGCACAGTACTCATCACCACCGCCACCAATGTTCCCAGGATATTAA